The Streptomyces sp. NBC_00162 sequence AGCCGTACGGGGCGTCTCCTTCTCCGTGGCCCGCGGCGAGGTATTCGCCCTGCTCGGCACCAACGGGGCGGGCAAGACCTCCACCGTCGAGCTGCTGGAGGGACTGGCCGCGCCGAGCGGCGGACACGTCCGCGTCTTCGGCCTCGACCCGTACGCACGGCGGGCAGAGGTCCGCCCGCGGACCGGGGTCATGCTCCAGGAGGGCGGTTTCCCCTCGGACCTCTCGGTCGCCGAGACCGTCCGGATGTGGGGCGGGGTCACCACCGGCGCCCGGCCGGCGGCGGAGGTGCTGGAGCTGGTGGGCCTGGGCGCGCGTGCCTCCGTACGGGTCAAGCAGCTGTCCGGCGGTGAGCGGCGGCGCCTCGACCTGGCGCTGGCCCTGCTGGGGCGGCCCGAGGTGCTGTTCCTGGACGAGCCGACCACCGGAATGGATCCCGAAGGACGCCGGAACACCTGGGCGTTGGTACGGGAACTGCGGGACCGGGGGACCACGGTGGTGCTCACCACGCACTACCTGGAGGAGGCCGAGGAGCTCGCCGACCGGCTGGCGATCCTGCACGAGGGGGAAATCGTGCTGTCCGGCACCCCGGCCGAGGTGACCGCCACCCGGCCCGCCCGGATCCGCTTCACGCTGCCGGCCCAGGTGCCCGCGGCCCGGCTCCCGCTGTCGCTGCACGCGGCGGCGTACGGGCAGCGCGTGGAGATCCGTACCGGCCGGCTCCAGGAGTCCCTGACCGAACTGCTGCGCTGGGCCCACGACTCCGGGGTGGAACTGGACCGGCTCGACGCCCGGTCCGGCTCCCTGGAGGAGGCCTTCCTGGAGATCGCGCAGGGCCGCCGCACCGACGACGACATGGCCGACCCGGCCGGCACGGACGACGCACTGGCAGGAGCAGCCCGATGAACGCCCTGACCCTGAACCCCGGCC is a genomic window containing:
- a CDS encoding ABC transporter ATP-binding protein; its protein translation is MTDTVIDVEGLRRGYAGGFEAVRGVSFSVARGEVFALLGTNGAGKTSTVELLEGLAAPSGGHVRVFGLDPYARRAEVRPRTGVMLQEGGFPSDLSVAETVRMWGGVTTGARPAAEVLELVGLGARASVRVKQLSGGERRRLDLALALLGRPEVLFLDEPTTGMDPEGRRNTWALVRELRDRGTTVVLTTHYLEEAEELADRLAILHEGEIVLSGTPAEVTATRPARIRFTLPAQVPAARLPLSLHAAAYGQRVEIRTGRLQESLTELLRWAHDSGVELDRLDARSGSLEEAFLEIAQGRRTDDDMADPAGTDDALAGAAR